One region of Betaproteobacteria bacterium genomic DNA includes:
- a CDS encoding alkene reductase, protein MTSLFDPINIGDIALANRIIMAPLTRNRAIAGNVAGPLTVEYYRQRASAGLIISEASQISPIAQGYLDTPGIHSPEQIAGWRQVTDAVHAAGGKIVLQLWHVGRISHTSLLPAGEAPVSSTANAAEAMTYTTDGFVPVSTPRALRDDEIPGLIADYRRAARNAIDAGFDGVEVHAANTYLIEQFLRDSINDRSGPYGGSIANRARLLLEVMQAVSEEIGAGRTGVRLSPMTTFTAPLDSDPQTLYGYVVEKLAPLGLAYLHIIEGETGGTRTPEGKAFDYEALHRSYPGAWMVNNGYSREMAIEEVAGGKADLVAFGRPFISTPDLVRRLREDKPLNELRADKLYGGGAEGYIDYPALAD, encoded by the coding sequence ATGACTTCCCTGTTCGACCCCATCAACATCGGCGACATCGCCCTCGCCAACCGCATCATCATGGCGCCACTGACGCGCAACCGCGCTATCGCGGGCAATGTCGCCGGCCCATTAACCGTCGAGTATTACCGCCAACGCGCCAGCGCCGGCCTGATCATTTCCGAAGCCAGCCAGATCAGCCCGATAGCCCAGGGCTACCTCGACACCCCGGGCATTCATTCGCCGGAACAGATCGCCGGCTGGCGCCAGGTGACGGACGCCGTGCATGCGGCGGGTGGCAAGATTGTGCTTCAGCTCTGGCACGTTGGCCGCATTTCCCATACCTCGCTGCTGCCGGCAGGCGAAGCGCCCGTGTCCTCAACCGCCAATGCGGCGGAGGCGATGACCTACACGACTGACGGTTTTGTGCCGGTTTCCACGCCACGCGCCCTGCGCGACGATGAGATCCCAGGCCTGATAGCCGACTACCGTCGCGCCGCCCGCAATGCCATTGATGCTGGATTCGACGGCGTCGAAGTCCACGCCGCCAACACCTACCTGATCGAACAGTTCCTGCGCGACAGCATCAATGACCGCAGCGGGCCATACGGTGGCAGCATCGCCAACCGTGCCCGCCTGTTGCTGGAAGTGATGCAGGCGGTTAGCGAAGAAATCGGCGCCGGCCGCACCGGCGTTCGCCTCAGCCCGATGACCACCTTTACCGCACCGCTCGATAGCGATCCTCAGACACTCTATGGCTATGTGGTCGAAAAACTGGCCCCGCTCGGCCTGGCCTATCTGCACATCATCGAAGGTGAAACCGGTGGCACGCGCACACCGGAAGGCAAGGCTTTTGATTACGAAGCCCTGCACCGCAGCTATCCCGGCGCGTGGATGGTCAATAACGGCTACTCCCGTGAAATGGCCATCGAAGAGGTGGCCGGCGGCAAGGCCGACCTGGTCGCCTTCGGCCGCCCCTTTATCAGCACGCCGGACCTCGTTCGCCGCCTGCGTGAGGACAAGCCCTTGAACGAACTACGCGCCGACAAGCTGTATGGCGGTGGCGCCGAGGGCTACATCGATTACCCGGCACTGGCCGACTGA
- a CDS encoding LLM class flavin-dependent oxidoreductase: protein MTPLQSTKLSMLDLVAVREGGTVAEALAIARDTARHVEKLGFTRYWVAEHHNMPGIASSATAVLVGYIAGATSRMRVGSGGIMLPNHAPLVVAEAFGTLAEIYPGRIDLGLGRAPGTDHMTMRALRRDRIETEADFPRDVAELQRLLGPLQAGQDVVAVPGNGTDVPIWLLGSSLFSARLAAERGLPYAFASHFAPAMLLQAIDIYRRNFRPSAKLAQPYLMIGVPVIAAESDDEAEFLASSTHQRVLGILRGDRRPLPPPVADYLAGLHPQERSAIGDFLGAAVIGGPDTVSDGLLALKEATKADEMILVSDIFDPALRLRSLEITAGFFAQ, encoded by the coding sequence ATGACCCCTTTGCAATCCACAAAACTATCGATGCTCGACCTCGTGGCTGTACGCGAAGGCGGCACGGTTGCCGAGGCGCTGGCCATTGCCCGCGACACCGCCCGCCATGTCGAAAAACTCGGCTTCACGCGCTACTGGGTGGCCGAACATCACAACATGCCAGGCATCGCCAGTTCGGCCACGGCGGTGCTGGTCGGCTACATTGCCGGGGCGACCAGCCGCATGCGCGTTGGCTCGGGCGGCATCATGCTGCCCAACCATGCGCCGCTGGTGGTTGCCGAGGCCTTTGGTACGCTGGCTGAAATCTATCCCGGCCGCATCGACCTTGGCCTGGGCCGCGCCCCGGGCACCGACCATATGACCATGCGCGCCCTGCGCCGTGACCGCATTGAAACCGAAGCTGATTTCCCGCGCGACGTGGCCGAACTGCAGCGCCTGCTTGGCCCCCTTCAGGCAGGTCAAGATGTCGTGGCAGTGCCGGGCAACGGCACCGACGTGCCGATCTGGCTGCTGGGCTCCAGCCTGTTCTCGGCCCGTCTGGCCGCCGAGCGCGGCCTGCCCTACGCCTTCGCCTCGCACTTCGCACCGGCCATGCTGCTGCAGGCCATCGACATTTATCGTCGCAACTTCCGCCCATCAGCCAAGCTCGCCCAGCCTTACTTGATGATCGGCGTGCCGGTGATCGCGGCGGAGAGCGATGATGAAGCCGAGTTTCTGGCGAGCAGCACTCATCAGCGCGTGCTCGGCATTCTGCGTGGCGACCGTCGCCCTTTGCCACCGCCTGTCGCCGACTATCTGGCGGGTCTGCATCCACAGGAACGTTCCGCAATCGGTGACTTCCTGGGTGCTGCAGTGATCGGCGGACCGGATACCGTGAGTGACGGACTGCTTGCCTTGAAAGAAGCAACCAAGGCTGATGAAATGATCTTGGTCAGCGATATTTTCGATCCGGCGCTACGCCTGCGATCCCTTGAAATCACCGCCGGTTTTTTCGCACAATAA
- a CDS encoding TetR/AcrR family transcriptional regulator, whose product MNTRHDNTRQHILETGHRIIAGKGFSGVGLNEILKTAGVPKGSFYHYFESKEQYGQALLQDYFEYRLAAMDTLLGAEDLSGRERLIGYWQQWLDSQCDECTDQKCLVVKLAAEVADLSDAMRLTLRDGTDRVIARIAQVIDDGVADGSLPALEALPVAQTLYQLWLGASLIGKLHRDRKSLENAMAFTQKLLNAE is encoded by the coding sequence ATGAACACTCGTCACGACAACACACGCCAGCACATTCTCGAAACCGGACACCGGATCATCGCCGGCAAGGGCTTTTCTGGCGTTGGTCTGAACGAGATTCTGAAGACGGCCGGGGTACCGAAGGGTTCGTTCTATCACTACTTCGAATCCAAGGAACAATATGGCCAGGCCTTGCTGCAGGACTATTTTGAATATCGGCTGGCCGCCATGGATACCCTGCTCGGGGCCGAAGACCTGTCGGGCCGCGAACGTCTGATTGGTTACTGGCAGCAGTGGCTGGATTCGCAGTGCGATGAATGCACCGACCAGAAATGCCTGGTGGTCAAGCTGGCGGCGGAGGTGGCTGATCTGTCCGATGCCATGCGCCTGACCCTGCGCGACGGGACGGATCGTGTGATCGCCCGAATTGCCCAAGTTATTGACGATGGTGTTGCCGATGGTTCCCTGCCCGCACTGGAAGCCTTGCCGGTTGCCCAGACGCTTTATCAACTCTGGCTCGGTGCCAGCCTGATTGGCAAATTGCACCGGGACCGCAAATCGCTGGAAAACGCGATGGCCTTCACTCAAAAACTGCTTAACGCTGAATAA
- a CDS encoding EamA family transporter: MPSYRRWLPALALVVLSLTWGYTWVVAKHGLVYAPPFAFAAERCVGGALSLIIVLKLMGRPFMLVAPWQTLGIGLTQVAGFMVFQTWALVEGGPGKTAVLIFTMPIWTLLMAWPILGERVRGKQWLAAACTLTGLLLIIEPWDMHASLFSKFLGLMAALCWGTGTILIKRLRSTTPVDLLTLTTWQMTLGAVPLVLLALVVPEQPTHWTPSFIGILAFMSVASTALCWWLWIYILDRVPAWEASLSVLGTPVVAILSSRLTFGEEFKTSEVAGILLIGSGLALLSLLSWAASRRAPVIAKPVTEQS; this comes from the coding sequence ATGCCCTCATATCGCCGCTGGCTACCAGCACTTGCCTTGGTCGTACTCTCGCTCACCTGGGGCTACACTTGGGTGGTGGCCAAGCACGGGCTGGTTTACGCGCCACCCTTTGCCTTCGCCGCCGAACGCTGTGTGGGCGGTGCGTTGTCGCTGATTATCGTCCTCAAGCTGATGGGACGACCGTTCATGCTAGTCGCCCCGTGGCAGACACTGGGCATCGGCCTGACCCAGGTGGCAGGCTTCATGGTTTTCCAGACCTGGGCGCTGGTCGAAGGCGGCCCGGGCAAGACGGCAGTACTTATCTTCACGATGCCGATCTGGACGCTGCTGATGGCCTGGCCGATCCTCGGCGAGCGTGTTCGCGGCAAGCAATGGCTGGCCGCAGCATGCACGCTGACCGGCCTGTTGTTGATCATTGAACCATGGGATATGCATGCCAGTCTGTTCAGCAAATTCCTCGGCTTGATGGCGGCTTTGTGCTGGGGGACCGGAACCATCCTGATCAAGCGCCTGCGCTCGACGACCCCGGTCGACCTGCTGACGCTGACCACCTGGCAGATGACCCTTGGTGCGGTGCCGCTGGTCCTGCTTGCACTCGTGGTGCCGGAGCAGCCGACCCACTGGACGCCTTCCTTCATCGGCATCCTTGCCTTCATGTCAGTGGCCAGTACCGCGCTGTGCTGGTGGTTGTGGATTTATATCCTCGATCGCGTACCGGCCTGGGAAGCCAGCCTTTCCGTGCTCGGCACGCCGGTGGTTGCCATCCTCTCGTCGCGCCTGACTTTTGGCGAGGAATTCAAGACCAGCGAAGTCGCCGGCATTTTGCTCATAGGTAGCGGCCTGGCACTGCTTTCACTGCTCAGCTGGGCAGCCAGTCGACGTGCCCCGGTGATCGCCAAACCCGTAACGGAACAGTCATGA
- a CDS encoding iron-containing alcohol dehydrogenase, which produces MPHTFEFSYHNPTQIHFGPNSFAKLGELIPRDAKVMLLYGGGSIKQNGIYDQVTQALADHTVVEFGGVEPNPTLETLTAAVNRIKEQKIEFILGVGGGSVADGAKFIACAALYEGDGWDIVSGKYVPTEALPVGVVLTLPATGSESNAGAVVTRKATHEKRVFFVPPARPRFAILNPEVMSSLPDRQLENGVVDAFVHVCEQYITYPVGALVQDGYAEAVMKSLKALADTFEQRHEISWQQNMMWSANQALCGVIGLGVPVDWATHRMAVELTALYGIDHGRTLSIIQPWLLRETIEAKRAKLEQMGRNVFGLSQPSAEDTIAAIEAFYHSLRMPVHLSDTDVADPEAASKVMQALREHGNATLGGHAELDDAKTERIIFAACAIRPTKED; this is translated from the coding sequence ATGCCACATACTTTTGAATTCAGTTACCACAACCCGACGCAGATTCATTTCGGGCCGAACAGCTTCGCCAAACTCGGCGAGCTGATTCCGCGTGACGCCAAGGTCATGCTGCTTTATGGCGGCGGCTCGATCAAGCAGAACGGCATCTACGATCAGGTTACGCAAGCGCTGGCGGACCACACCGTGGTCGAATTTGGCGGTGTCGAACCTAATCCGACGCTCGAAACACTGACTGCTGCGGTCAACCGGATAAAAGAGCAAAAAATCGAATTTATTCTGGGCGTCGGTGGTGGTTCGGTCGCCGATGGCGCCAAGTTCATCGCCTGTGCCGCGCTATATGAGGGCGATGGCTGGGATATCGTCAGTGGTAAATATGTGCCGACAGAAGCCCTGCCGGTTGGTGTTGTATTGACCCTGCCGGCCACCGGCTCCGAATCGAATGCGGGCGCCGTCGTCACCCGCAAGGCAACGCACGAAAAGCGCGTTTTCTTCGTGCCGCCTGCCCGGCCGCGCTTCGCCATCCTCAACCCTGAGGTGATGTCCAGCCTGCCGGATCGCCAGCTTGAAAACGGCGTCGTCGATGCTTTCGTGCACGTCTGCGAGCAATACATCACTTACCCGGTCGGCGCCCTTGTTCAGGACGGTTATGCCGAAGCCGTGATGAAGTCCCTGAAAGCCCTGGCCGACACCTTCGAGCAGCGGCACGAAATAAGCTGGCAGCAGAACATGATGTGGTCCGCCAACCAGGCGCTGTGCGGCGTCATCGGCCTTGGCGTGCCGGTGGACTGGGCGACCCACAGAATGGCCGTCGAATTGACGGCGCTGTATGGCATCGACCATGGACGCACGCTATCGATCATCCAGCCCTGGCTGTTGCGCGAAACAATCGAAGCCAAACGCGCCAAGCTGGAACAGATGGGTCGCAATGTCTTCGGCCTGAGCCAGCCAAGCGCCGAGGATACGATTGCCGCCATCGAAGCCTTCTACCATAGCCTGCGCATGCCAGTTCACCTTTCGGATACCGACGTAGCCGATCCCGAAGCTGCTAGCAAAGTCATGCAGGCACTGCGCGAGCATGGCAATGCCACGCTGGGCGGTCACGCCGAACTGGATGACGCCAAGACCGAGCGGATCATTTTCGCCGCCTGCGCCATTCGTCCGACCAAGGAGGACTGA